CGGGGACGTGTAAGCCCACAGCAGGTGACGTTGCTTCTGGCCTGTGGCACGCACCCTCCGGTGCATCTGGAGGCCCTCCGGGAGCACCTGGGGCCGTTGCCCCCGGGGGTAAGCGTGGTCCAGCACGATTCTCGCGACCAAAAGCAGCTGGTGCGGGTTGGAGAGTTGACCGACGGCACGCCGGTGCGGCTCCATCGCCTGGCGGTGGAAGCGCCGTTGCTTTTGAGTATCTTCACGGTGCAGCACCATTACTTTGCCGGGTTCGGCGGTGGGCCGAAAATGGTCTTTCCGGGGGTGGCCGGCTACGAGGAAATTCAGGTTAACCACGGGCGGGTTTTGGACCTGTCGGTGGACCCCCCACGCCTGCACCCCCGGTGTCAGCCGGGGGTGCTGCAGGGCAACCCGGTGGCCGAAGAAATCCTGCAGGTCGCAAAACTCCGGGCCGCGGACTTCAGCCTGGGCCTGGTTTTGGATCAGGCGGGTCAGCTGGCCTGGGCCAGCGCCGGCCACTGGCTTGAGGTTTGGCAAGAGGGCATTGCTACCGTGCAGGCGTGGTACGAGGTGGAGGCGGGTCCGTTTTCGCGAATTGTGGCCAGTGCCGGTGGCTTTCCCACGGATCACACGCTCATCCAGGCCCACAAGGCCTTTGATGCCGCCAGCCGTTTCGTCAGCGAAGGGGGGGAAATCCTGCTGGTGGCTGAGCTTGCCGGTGGCCCTGGCTCGCCGGCCATGGAGCCATTTTTGGATGACCCGCAACCGGAAGCCATTGCCACCAGGCTGCGGCAGCACTACGTGCAGTACGGGCATACAACGCTGCGGATTGTGGACAAAACCCGGCGTTTTAAGGTGCATCTGGTAAGCCAGCTTGATCCCAGGGTAGCGCGGCAGCTGGGGTTCCACCCCGTTCCCAACCCGCAGGAGGTCCTTGATCGCTGGCGGGAGGAAGCCCCGGGGGATACCGTTGGGGTCATGGCTGGAGCGGCCGTGTATCCGCGCTGGACCCAAGGGGAAGTGCCGTGCCTCTCTTGATTTGCAGTCACTTTGCGTGTACTTTCCGCACGCCTCGCGCGGCGCGGGGCATGATGGGGGAAGGAGGGGAAGATGCCCAAACACCTGGTTCCAACCAAGCTCTTTTTCACCCGGGGGGTGGGAAGCCACCGGGAAAAGCTGCAGTCCTTTGAGCTAGCCCTGCGGGATGCAGGTATTGCCGCGCTGAACTTGGTTTCGGTGTCGTCCATTTACCCACCGGGTTGCAAGATCATTTCCCGGAAAAAAGGGGAAGCACTTCTCGAGCCGGGGCAAATTGCCTTTGTGGTTATGAGCCGGGCGGAATCGAACGAGCCGCACCGCATGATTGCTGCCTCGGTGGGCGTGGCCGTGCCGCGGGACAAGCGCATGTACGGCTACCTTTCCGAGCACCACGCCTTCGGCCAAACCGCCAAGGAAGCCGGCGACTACGCGGAAGATTTAGCAGCTTCCATGCTGGCTTCCACCTTAGGTGTGGAGTTTGACGAGGATCAATCCTGGGACGAAAAGCGGCAAATCTGGCGCATTTCCGGCAAAATCGTGGTCACCCGCAACATCACGCAGTCGGCGGTGGTTAAACCCGATGGCCGCTGGACCACGGTCATTGCGGCCGCAGTGTTGCTTTTTGATTGAGGATCTCGGCGGTTTTCCATGGAAGAACGCTACGCCCCTTACCTGAGCTTTTTGGGCCTCCCCGAAGAGTTAAGGCCAACCTCTGGTCCTAAGGTTGGCATTCTCCCGGTCCCTTACGACTTGACCACTTCCTACCAGCCTGGCGCCCGTCGGGGGCCGATTGCCATTCTGGAAGCATCCACCCATTTGGAAACCTTCGACGAAGAGCTGGAGTGGGACCCTTCGGCTTTTTTGCAGTTGGAAACCCTGGCTCCGGTGGTGCCGGATACTTCCGGACCCGAGGCCACCATGGGGCGAATTTACGCGGTGGCCTGCGAGGTGTTAAAAACCCACGATTTCCTCGTTGGTTTGGGAGGGGAGCACTCGGTCAGTTTCCCCCTGGTCAAGGCGGTGAAGGAAAGGCATCCCCATGTGGGGGTTTTGCAGCTGGACGCCCACGCCGACCTGCGGGAAAGCTTTGAAGGCTCCCCCTACAACCACGCCTGCGTCATGCATCGCATCTTGGAGCTGGGCTTGCCCACAGTCCAGGTGGGTATCCGCTCGCTCACCGCCGAAGAGCACGACCTCATCAAGGCGGGCAAAGTGACCACAATTTTTGCACCGGAAGCAGTTCAGCAGCCGGTGCAGGAGTTTCTCCCCAAGGTTTTGGCGGCTCTCCCAGAGGAGGTGTACGTCACCGTGGATTTGGATGCCTTTGATCCCGCCATCATGCCCGCCACCGGCACCCCCGAACCCGGTGGGCTTTCCTGGTACCGGGCCTTGGAAATCCTCCGGGAGGTGGCCAAATCCAGGCGCATCGTGGGCTTCGACGTGGTGGAGCTGGCCCCTCTCCCCAGCCTCGTGGCCCCCGATTTCCTCGCCGCCAAGCTCGTCTACAAGCTCTTGGCTTACGCTTTTGCTCCAATCCACTTGCGATCGTGAACAGCACTCAATGGCGGCCAAAACCGCCGGAGGTTAGGCCTCTTGGTCGCTGCCCGTGCGGGAGGGCCGGGTCATGCCCTTGCCCGTTCGCGTTCAGGCAAACCCGTTTTCTCGCCGCCTGGCAGTTCTTTTGTCTTGCGCACACAAGAATACTTGCGAGGACCACGGCATCTGCGGCCGGTGTTTGCCCGGGGGGCGGGTGTTGACAACTGGCGGTGGGCTGTGGTTTATTTGCCGGCGACAATGGAGGAGCGATGGTTTTGAAGAGATTCCTTCCTTCCTTCCTTCCTTCCTTCCTTCCTTCCTTCCTTCCTAGCTGTTTGTAGTGTCACTTTCGTTGCAAGTTTAAGCCTTCCGGTGCGGGTGTGGGCGCAAGCGTGTGCGCCGCCTGCCTCGTGTGGTTTTGTGGATAGTTTGGACTTTTCCTCCACAGGCTTTCAGGAAAAGGCGGTGGAAGCTTGCCGGCTGGGGCTTTTGCCTGGCTGCGGGAGCAGTACTGAGGAAGTGTTCTTTTGCCCCGGGGAGCCCACGACCCGAGCGCGGGTGTGGCGTGGCCTTCGCTTTGCGTAAGTCACGTTAACTTCTCGTGTTCGTCAACGGGAGGCGAAATGAATCGGCGAACTAAAGACATGCCGAAGGACTTTTGAGGAGGCAGCCATGAATTTTAAAAGGCTTTCTTTCAAGGTGTTTCTGATGGCCGTGTTGCCGCTGCTTTTTGGAAAAGGCGTGAGCTGGGCGCTTTCGATTCAAATCTCGGGTCACACCGTGGAGGTATCCGGTCTCAAACCCGGGGCGGAGGTGGCGATTATCGGGTGTAGCTACAGTCAGGAGGGGCTATTTCCCAGAGTGCGCGCGATTGAAGCGCACGTGCAAGCGGATGGGGCAAGTGGGGTTGCCCGACTCAGTTTGCCGGAGGAATTGCCGGTCATGACCGTTGTAGGGGCTGTGGATTTGCTCACAGGTGAGGTGGGGGTAGGGGCGCACCCTGATTACCCGTACACGCTTTGGAAAGGCCCCGCTGACCAGCCGTTGCCCACAAGCCCTGGGCGTGCAGGTATCGTGATTCCTCGGGTTCGGCAAGGGCGCGTGCTGTGGGTGCGTCCCGGGGTTGCTGGGTTTGTGGCTTCGATAGTTGGGTCCGATCGCGAGGTCCCTTTGAATCGTTTTCGCGGAATTTCCCGGCAGGAACCGGTGCCCTCAGTACTGCAAAGAGGCGATGTGATTCTCGGCTTCGACCAAGAACGGTTGGAATTTTGGGTGTTCACGGTGGGGAGGTAAAAAACGATGCGCAAGGTTTTTGCTGCAAATTTGACCTTCTTGCTTTTTGTCGTTGCTGCCTTTGCCCAGCACCCCAACCTTCAGGTGGGTTTTAAACCGGAGCAAGCGTACCAGGTGGGAGAAATTGACAGCGTTGATCTGTTCAATGGCACAGTAAGCCTCCAAATCCCTATTGGCCAATCCTACCCTTTGAATGCGGGCATGAGCTATGGGCTTTCGGTGTCCTACAACAGTAAAGTTTGGGAGTACGGCATTCAAATCTTTTCCACTTGTCAGCCGCCTTACGATGACGTGAGCGTCCCCCAAGCTTTTCCTTCGAGGCGCTCCAACGCGGGATTGGGGTTTCGGCTCTCGTTGGGAGACCTTAACCCGCCCTGGACCTCAAGAAATGCGTGGGCTCAGTGGGTCTATGTGAGTCCTGACGGTGCTGAGCACCGTTTTTACCAGACCTTGTTGCCAAGCGAAACCGACACCGACGCTACGGTTTGGTACACCCGGGATAATTCGTACCTTCGGTTAAAGCTTTCTAATCCAGCCACCTGCAACAACAACCTTACCTATCAAACGGCGGTGGTGGAATTTCCCGACGGCTCGCGACACACGTTTGAGACAGTAAGCACGTGCAGTTCCACGTACCTTTTGCGCAAAATTGAGGGGCCCTTCCGTGACGGCTCGGGAAACCCCACCAACTGGGTCGCTATCAACTATGCGCCGGTGGGATCCGCGGAACCGACCCAATGGACGATCAGTGACAGTCACGGACGAACGCACACCGTGACGCTGAGTTACCTTCAAGGGGTTACGGAGTTGGGTCCCCAGGTGAGTCAAGTCCAGCTGCAAGCGTTTGGTGGACAAGTGGCGACCTACACGTTCTCGTACACGGTGGTGAGCAACCTCTTGCGGTCCGGAAAGCACCAATACACCGCGTACTGCCAGGAGTGCTTCCGAAACCAGGACGCTCCGCCAAACATCGTGGCGGTACCCTTGCTCCAAAGTATTTCCCTACCCGATGGCTCGAGCTGGTCGTTTACCGATGCTAATGGTAGCCTCGGATACAACATTCTCACCGGGACCCTGAGTTCCTGTGTCTTCCCGAGCGGAACGCCAAAGGACATACCAGGTACCCTTACGACCTTCACGCTCCCCACCTTGGGGCGGATCACATACCAGTACGGTGAATGGCAAAACCCCTCGGGAAGCGTTAACTGCTACGATCGTACTGAGGAATTAGCGCTAGTTCAGAAATTCTTGGGTGTCACGAGCCGTACGTTTACGAACACTTTTTCCGACCTAGGCGGAACAGTCGCAACCGCAGTGTGGACGTACTCCCACGACGCGCCACGGCTTGCCAACGGTGACGTGGATGATAACGCCCAAGAGTCCTGGACAGTCGTGACGGACCCCAACGGGAACAAAACGAAGCACTATTTCCGCACCAAGTACTGCCTTGGCTCGGACGGTTCCGGGTGGGATTACGCCTTACCGTACACACGCGGGCGAAATGGGGAGTTGACGACGCCCCCTTTCCCCTCGGTGGAGTATTACCAAGGGAACACTTTGGTGCGAAGCGTGGCCGTGGAATACGAGAAGGACACCTTAACGCTTTTCAACGGTGCGCCGCCAGCTTTCGAAAGCTTGTGGCACGACTCGAACCGCCGGGTGAAGACGCGGCGAATCACCTACCACGACGATGGGAATCGCTTTGTTCTGACCACCTTCAGCGAATACGATGGCCTCGGTCACTACCGCCGGGTAAACACCAGCACGAACATACCCACCTCTGGGCTCAGTCGCACGCAAGTTACAAACTACAACTCCGCTGGTAGACCTGCGGAAAGCGCACCTTGGATCTTAACGACGTTTCTGGATCAGTCGGTAGAAGAAATCATAGGTGGGCAAACCAAACGGGCCCTTCAGGAATTTTGCTTTGATCCGCAAACGGGGTTCTTGCAACGGGTGCGGGTTTTAAGCGCCGATTCTGGGGTTCGCAGTGCCAATGACGTGATTCGCGTATATGCGCGGGATACCTTTGGCAACACGATTACCGAAGAGCTCTATGGGGGCGATACCCAAGCGGTAGGGACAGTCAACCACGTGTGTTCGATTGCCCTTCCTTCGCCTCCCGTTTCGCGGTTGCGGCGCACGTACCAGTACGGGACGATAGCCTCAAGCGTGGTGGAAAACCCGAACAACGCCTTGGAGACTTTGCGTCTTTTTTCCAGAACCATTGATCGGAATACGGGCTTAGTGGCTTCCGAACAGCGAACGGATGGCTTTACCACCACGTTCGCTTACGACCCTCTTGGTCGTCTGACGTGGACAAAGCCCCAAACCGGCAGCGACGCCTGGATTGGCCTCCAGTTCACCAAGGCAACCGCCGGTGCTCCAGGCAAGGTGGATGTGTTTGTGATGCCCAACGGCAACGGTGCATACGATACCAATGCGGCCTTGATGCGGCTGGCCTTTGAGTTTGACGGATTTGGGCGGGTATTCAGGGAGAGTCGGCGCTTGCCTGGGGCTGTGTGGGTCAAGCGGATGTGGGAGTACAACGGGCTTGGGTGGGTGAGCCGCGTGTCTGAGTGGTTTCCCTTCAGCGCGACGAGCCTTACCTGGACCACCACCAGTTACGAC
This Thermoanaerobaculum aquaticum DNA region includes the following protein-coding sequences:
- a CDS encoding nickel-dependent lactate racemase family protein codes for the protein MIAKLPYGRGFVACDLRGLRVFELKPAAPRGQNLERLVAEALQKPLGLPPLSQLAAGKAGVVILVPDVTRKAHLPVVLPAVFQELARGRVSPQQVTLLLACGTHPPVHLEALREHLGPLPPGVSVVQHDSRDQKQLVRVGELTDGTPVRLHRLAVEAPLLLSIFTVQHHYFAGFGGGPKMVFPGVAGYEEIQVNHGRVLDLSVDPPRLHPRCQPGVLQGNPVAEEILQVAKLRAADFSLGLVLDQAGQLAWASAGHWLEVWQEGIATVQAWYEVEAGPFSRIVASAGGFPTDHTLIQAHKAFDAASRFVSEGGEILLVAELAGGPGSPAMEPFLDDPQPEAIATRLRQHYVQYGHTTLRIVDKTRRFKVHLVSQLDPRVARQLGFHPVPNPQEVLDRWREEAPGDTVGVMAGAAVYPRWTQGEVPCLS
- a CDS encoding pyruvoyl-dependent arginine decarboxylase, whose protein sequence is MPKHLVPTKLFFTRGVGSHREKLQSFELALRDAGIAALNLVSVSSIYPPGCKIISRKKGEALLEPGQIAFVVMSRAESNEPHRMIAASVGVAVPRDKRMYGYLSEHHAFGQTAKEAGDYAEDLAASMLASTLGVEFDEDQSWDEKRQIWRISGKIVVTRNITQSAVVKPDGRWTTVIAAAVLLFD
- the speB gene encoding agmatinase — translated: MEERYAPYLSFLGLPEELRPTSGPKVGILPVPYDLTTSYQPGARRGPIAILEASTHLETFDEELEWDPSAFLQLETLAPVVPDTSGPEATMGRIYAVACEVLKTHDFLVGLGGEHSVSFPLVKAVKERHPHVGVLQLDAHADLRESFEGSPYNHACVMHRILELGLPTVQVGIRSLTAEEHDLIKAGKVTTIFAPEAVQQPVQEFLPKVLAALPEEVYVTVDLDAFDPAIMPATGTPEPGGLSWYRALEILREVAKSRRIVGFDVVELAPLPSLVAPDFLAAKLVYKLLAYAFAPIHLRS
- a CDS encoding RHS repeat domain-containing protein — encoded protein: MRKVFAANLTFLLFVVAAFAQHPNLQVGFKPEQAYQVGEIDSVDLFNGTVSLQIPIGQSYPLNAGMSYGLSVSYNSKVWEYGIQIFSTCQPPYDDVSVPQAFPSRRSNAGLGFRLSLGDLNPPWTSRNAWAQWVYVSPDGAEHRFYQTLLPSETDTDATVWYTRDNSYLRLKLSNPATCNNNLTYQTAVVEFPDGSRHTFETVSTCSSTYLLRKIEGPFRDGSGNPTNWVAINYAPVGSAEPTQWTISDSHGRTHTVTLSYLQGVTELGPQVSQVQLQAFGGQVATYTFSYTVVSNLLRSGKHQYTAYCQECFRNQDAPPNIVAVPLLQSISLPDGSSWSFTDANGSLGYNILTGTLSSCVFPSGTPKDIPGTLTTFTLPTLGRITYQYGEWQNPSGSVNCYDRTEELALVQKFLGVTSRTFTNTFSDLGGTVATAVWTYSHDAPRLANGDVDDNAQESWTVVTDPNGNKTKHYFRTKYCLGSDGSGWDYALPYTRGRNGELTTPPFPSVEYYQGNTLVRSVAVEYEKDTLTLFNGAPPAFESLWHDSNRRVKTRRITYHDDGNRFVLTTFSEYDGLGHYRRVNTSTNIPTSGLSRTQVTNYNSAGRPAESAPWILTTFLDQSVEEIIGGQTKRALQEFCFDPQTGFLQRVRVLSADSGVRSANDVIRVYARDTFGNTITEELYGGDTQAVGTVNHVCSIALPSPPVSRLRRTYQYGTIASSVVENPNNALETLRLFSRTIDRNTGLVASEQRTDGFTTTFAYDPLGRLTWTKPQTGSDAWIGLQFTKATAGAPGKVDVFVMPNGNGAYDTNAALMRLAFEFDGFGRVFRESRRLPGAVWVKRMWEYNGLGWVSRVSEWFPFSATSLTWTTTSYDRFGRPLVITGPDQKQTTFSYAGIRQISRGVQVATSGGEVWATRTESYDGFGRLLAVSEPSGSNGAMVTSSYSYDVGGRLVKAVTPVGGVTQTRAWNYDQRGFLLGEQLPETGSITYGAYDARGLVGRRVDGASEVVSCYDFVGRLTVVALGPFNCQSPDASRVLKEFTYGSSGVAAGKLTLARRHNRTAYGDEVVEERYTYGGRGGRLSQKQTILGLRYPAVETRSYTQAYTWDELGNVVNVGYPDDAAFADPARSVSLSYSYSYSASTGS